The following coding sequences are from one Neodiprion lecontei isolate iyNeoLeco1 chromosome 7, iyNeoLeco1.1, whole genome shotgun sequence window:
- the LOC107225967 gene encoding breast cancer type 2 susceptibility protein homolog isoform X2, with translation MDQCDIEMEDNNANDTSNTNKRTNAVDIESQTCDESSQDLFNDDASAGNSPCVNLDVSQIIELKSPLDLFATPTQTSRIRKEERSPTHATVPSIPSSLVPFISTVNESWTSDLETPQAKTVELHQNEVNVQPKSCEYVGNKGSDLMVSNNVTSHVTTPNGCFTAKVEDESLSASPVLHTMNKRHRPKRRILKSLETTIPKTILRNATNTHTSVDNIAMKPIDHDYDGVTSVPSDFNDITNSTFVIVDNRSLHNSNISQIHSEEEDVETNRSNKGVDSRFLSHKTITSDLENQFISNDISNSPLVMNRSSENFYKENLSMTGLENCKDSEKINRNDILGSRKPLIGSAKTSVFNFVNDKVLLDSTEFNSCNDKSDSTNISLSRKKSMTARVKLIKELKKKKQQVSKFEPVDIPIHVFTRAAEALESAKISATASPKKHDLKKDWGLISFTEMCLLEEEELKNQNLPQSLDNSINYSEVPADEANDLASSLKNGEIVIDKEIPKKLSAASSETDGNHSDVFSLPLTHTEEPLIDIDEFSPWFYPSNETKSASTSDLNNVTNIPQGTLKNMQKGSEAAMEQPDRNEEIRNGENQSKIWPSGSTVVKQSNISKSSIESNDRLCVPAALENVKSDSRTLLQSYSSPGFSTASGKPISISEDKIRRATELYKEIAMQDQSGCDGMLLDEISRNHVTNKVTINASIPRSSASSATAITANKSVINTSKDNLAKTVHSFEEVGCHRKAIETVDMPQIGSCKVSTSRGLKRQREYCDTDSYGMPEVGSNFGFTTASGKPLLVSEIAMKKAKLLMYQDESLKHQLPLHKEPKTKLRDFENVKKNNSGIKSYCDAQKTEITVTHSLNCDTGSGGHVEIKQSSTTKAGNLSSDKYSRQSLELSGTISQKSYSVTENHSRQLVLLENESQVTRSTSKSESDKLNLGYISKNVLTDVTSNTKVAKDFGRASNAENWTANNYAISNKISHNSTGFNTASGKAIPISEKALSNAKILWTQTVDGCDSDSFNHILDKENSIARLPTDSEKPPKTSDQMLSKVDIRMESGEHNTGDSEFSKYKPDNKYTTAGFSTGSGKPIKISDQALTKAKILMMSEEQNSFEFSQLNLQARNKDTREDSTANSDWTKIDESVTMKVKKPVVDKQENSPQHNDSRKHNSSAVEICNSNNISVFTTPGIQLLSENITSDDTSEGALLYQKSEKVGLNSDIQARKLFAERDCDTGEEMENMKHRSEENQSLGIPVNSNKNYACHMLKYDRKKNNAVRTHGKSDIFPVNDRLMIPKLEPQKSWPTNPQNTSAPQFSRKLNAHDTIFEVVENDRRMSTVSEEITASTKALLADEANFQETLLWAAAITCSPPLIENEETSVRPPVILNEDCDVQEIPCSPIIGDRFRSRSRKKHKRKSKSSLKKDLVNLEITKDDKSSVNGLEEQIDSQCFQQSSGITTSTSGSSEQLRRNISPVIESASSSMFAEYEVTEKNVPVFNNQVDNPPNPVSSVEIEQDVISNILENRLAATLAQEKKIRAKKKFKSKPIAGSLFLRKTQKTKPRLSLRELTNGASLVPRTSDELADLAVGLDIMEVTAATAVRYRFKCSDFYSKDKICTDVYGIVMVDGGLLIFDENGYAGVDEFEQAFIASPGVDPSLVPHKWVENHYRWIVWKLASMDRMKFGDLSFSRMLTPDHVMEQLKYRYDREIDKSERPALRRIIEKDDPACRRMILCVATITKIENDQGLEKMELRTISTSQWRVELTDGWYSITASIDAAMSRLIAFGKVREGTKLVTCRAELLNSDQGCSPLEMPADVCLKIHSNSTRRVRWDTKLGYCKHVGSISTGLSAILVNGGLIGRLDVIVTRVYPIQYFEKSSNGQSIFRNKKCEDKAAMAYENERQAQVETICAQARTEFEARNRKQSRTSSSDPQTELWCCESIESDLSSQKSQSYHGPCEMSQKAFHDHLQSMLTRNLPPPRKVTQILKVRVAEGENTALLTIWAPSDDTSDVLKEGNRVSIHNVQTSGKRFGELQLTVGRQSVIKFEGSGASACHQRYLTPISEVGVAGFSPPFGEFDTVGIIISLGPASHGMKNFEAMNLACPNADCSSSAYLSILFWDGIKAHGCSDILSIGSTVACTNLQWRRSTPWAIPVAYATEHSTFTRYPRQAYLHSAFDVVNNQITDPLGYISQCATDIAKKNEQKPSATRSPGSVNTSNQESSPAVVLYQRYGPGMSPRTPQGALNPGGNTTPAKYSIQKRLEKLQWYGEPPDLSPIPVNRSSLKINRKFVPPIRMPEH, from the exons ATGGATCAGTGTGACATTGAGATGGAAGATAATAACGCGAATGACACAAGCAATACAAACAAAAGAACGAATGCGGTTGACATTGAGTCTCAAACCTGTGATGAAAGTTCGCAAGACTTGTTCAATG ACGATGCATCAGCAGGAAATTCTCCGTGTGTCAATTTGGACGTGTCTCAAATCATCGAACTTAAGTCTCCTCTAGATTTATTTGCAACCCCGACACAAACTTCAAGGATACGGAAAGAAGAGAG gagTCCAACTCACGCAACTGTTCCAAGTATACCATCGAGTCTTGTACCATTTATTTCAACAGTAAACGAGTCCTGGACTAGCGACCTTGAAACACCTCAAGCAAAAACAGTAGAGTTACACCAGAATGAAGTAAACGTGCAGCCAAAGTCATGCGAATAT GTTGGAAACAAGGGGTCTGATTTGATGGTATCAAACAACGTCACATCTCATGTAACGACACCAAACGGTTGTTTTACTGCTAAAGTTGAAGATGAAAGCCTGTCCGCTTCCCCAGTTTTACACACTATGAACAAAAGGCATCGACCCAAGCGTCGCATACTGAAGTCACTTGAGACTACTATTCCAAAGACCATCTTGAGAAATGCTACTAACACCCACACATCTGTTGATAATATCGCAATGAAACCAATAGATCATGATTACGATGGTGTTACTTCGGTGCCAAGTGATTTCAACGACATTACTAATAGTACTTTTGTTATTGTTGATAATCGTTCACTTCACAATAGCAATATTTCGCAAATACATAGTGAGGAAGAAGATGTAGAAACTAATCGTTCAAATAAAGGTGTTGATAGTAGATTCCTTTCTCACAAAACTATTACCTCGGATCTAGAAAATCAGTTCATTAGTAATGATATTTCGAATTCTCCTTTGGTCATGAATAGAAGCTCGGAAAATTTCtacaaagaaaatttatcgatGACTGGATTGGAGAATTGCAAAgactctgaaaaaattaatcgcaATGATATATTGGGAAGTAGAAAACCTCTAATAGGAAGTGCTAAAACTTCTGTATTTAATTTCGTCAATGACAAAGTGCTCCTAGATTCGACAGAATTCAATTCATGTAATGACAAATCTGACTCAACAAATATAAGTCTTTCACGTAAAAAGTCTATGACGGCACGTGTCAAGCTGATAAAagagttgaagaaaaagaaacagcaGGTCAGTAAATTCGAACCTGTTGATATTCCAATTCATGTTTTTACCAGAGCAGCTGAAGCTTTAGAAAGTGCTAAAATATCAGCGACGGCTTCACCCAAAAAACATGACTTGAAAAAAGATTGGGGATTAATATCATTCACAGAAATGTGCTTactggaagaagaagaactgAAGAATCAAAATTTGCCTCAGTCATTGGATAATTCAATTAACTATTCTGAGGTACCAGCTGACGAAGCAAATGACTTAGCTAGCTCACtcaaaaatggtgaaattgTCATCGACAAGGAAATTCCTAAGAAATTGTCTGCTGCGTCCTCAGAAACTGATGGTAACCACAGTGATGTATTTTCATTGCCGTTGACTCACACAGAAGAGCCTTTGATAGACATTGATGAATTTAGTCCATGGTTTTACCCATCAAATGAAACGAAGTCTGCGTCAACAAGCGACTTGAACAACGTAACAAATATACCTCAAGGCACATTGAAGAATATGCAAAAAGGATCAGAAGCAGCTATGGAGCAACCGGATCGAAACGAAGAAATTAGGAACGGAGAAAATCAATCGAAAATTTGGCCATCCGGTTCTACAGTTGTTAAACAATCCAATATAAGTAAGAGCAGTATTGAAAGTAATGATCGATTGTGCGTTCCGGCAGCTTTGGAAAACGTTAAAAGCGATAGCAGAACTTTGTTACAGTCGTACAGTTCGCCGGGATTCTCTACGGCCAGTGGTAAGCCAATAAGTATAAGTGAGGACAAGATTAGGAGAGCGACAGAGTTATACAAGGAGATCGCCATGCAAGATCAAAGCGGTTGTGATGGTATGTTGTTGGATGAGATATCGCGAAATCATGTAACGAATAAAGTGACAATCAATGCTAGTATTCCTCGGAGTTCCGCCAGTTCAGCAACTGCTATTACAGCTAATAAATCAGTGATTAATACCAGCAAAGATAACTTGGCAAAGACTGTCCATTCGTTTGAAGAGGTTGGTTGTCATAGGAAAGCAATCGAAACAGTGGACATGCCACAAATTGGCTCATGTAAAGTTTCTACGTCTCGAGGCTTGAAGCGACAGAGAGAATATTGTGATACCGATTCCTATGGAATGCCTGAAGTCGGTTCCAACTTTGGATTTACAACGGCTTCTGGAAAGCCTTTACTAGTCAGTGAAATCGCTATGAAAAAAGCTAAATTATTAATGTACCAGGACGAAAGTTTAAAGCATCAATTGCCACTGCACAAGGAACCAAAAACGAAGCTGAGAgactttgaaaatgtgaaaaaaaataactctgGCATTAAGAGTTACTGTGATGCCCAAAAGACAGAAATCACAGTTACGCATTCCCTCAATTGTGATACTGGAAGTGGTGGACATGTTGAAATTAAACAATCATCCACGACAAAAGCAGGAAATCTGTCGAGTGATAAATATTCTAGGCAGTCGCTGGAGTTATCTGGTACAATTTCCCAGAAGTCTTATTCAGTTACTGAAAATCATTCCAGGCAGCTGGTACTGTTGGAAAATGAATCACAAGTAACTCGATCAACTTCAAAATCTGAATCAGACAAATTAAATCTGGGCTATATTTCTAAAAACGTTTTGACCGATGTTACTTCTAATACAAAAGTAGCAAAAGACTTTGGAAGAGCTAGTAATGCAGAAAATTGGACCGCCAACAATTATGCAATCAGCAATAAAATTTCGCATAATTCTACAGGATTTAACACAGCGAGTGGTAAAGCAATACCTATTTCAGAAAAAGCACTGTCTAATGCTAAAATACTATGGACGCAAACAGTAGATGGTTGTGATTCTGACTCATTTAATCATATacttgataaagaaaattcaatagCGAGGCTTCCAACTGACAGTGAAAAACCGCCGAAAACATCGGATCAGATGTTGTCAAAAGTTGATATCAGGATGGAATCTGGAGAACACAATACGGGCGATTctgagttttcaaaatataaaccTGACAATAAGTATACAACTGCTGGATTCTCAACTGGCAGTGGCAAACCAATAAAGATATCAGATCAGGCATTGACtaaagcaaaaattttgatgatgTCTGAAGAACAGAATAGctttgaattttctcaactGAATCTTCAAGCTCGCAATAAAGATACACGTGAAGATTCAACAGCTAACAGTGACTGGACAAAAATCGATGAGAGTGTAACAATGAAAGTTAAGAAACCCGTTGTCGATAAGCAGGAAAATAGTCCACAACACAATGATTCAAGAAAGCATAACAGTTCAGCTGTTGAAATttgtaatagtaataatatttccGTATTCACAACGCCTGGGATCCAATTATTATCGGAAAATATTACATCTGATGATACATCTGAGGGTGCGCTACTTTATCAAAAGTCTGAAAAGGTGGGTCTTAATTCCGATATACAAGCACGCAAATTATTTGCTGAAAGGGATTGTGATACAGGTGAGGAGATGGAAAACATGAAACATCGCTCAGAAGAGAATCAAAGTCTTGGAATACCGGTGAATAGCAACAAAAATTATGCTTGTCATATGTTGAAGtatgatcgaaaaaaaaataatgcagtTCGAACGCACGGGAAATCTGACATATTTCCCGTAAATGACAGACTTATGATCCCTAAGCTCGAACCGCAGAAGTCTTGGCCAACGAATCCTCAGAATACTAGTGCTCctcaattttcaagaaaattaaatgCTCATGATACAATATTCGAAGTTGTCGAAAACGATCGAAGGATGTCCACTGTTTCCGAAGAAATAACTGCAAGCACAAAAGCCTTACTTGCAGATGAAGCAAATTTCCAGGAAACGTTATTATGGGCCGCGGCAATCACGTGCAGTCCACCTCTAATTGAAAACGAAGAAACATCTGTAAGACCGCCAGTTATTCTCAACGAAGATTGCGACGTTCAGGAAATACCATGTAGTCCGATTATAGGTGACAGATTCCGTTCGCGTTCACGGAAAAAACATAAGCGGAAAAGCAAAAGTTCGTTGAAAAAAGATTTAGTGAATCTTGAAATCACCAAGGATGATAAGAGCAGTGTGAATG GTTTGGAAGAGCAAATTGATAGTCAGTGCTTTCAACAATCTAGTGGTATCACGACCTCGACTTCTGGTTCATCTGAACAGTTGCGTAGGAACATTAGTCCAGTTATCGAGAGTGCTTCAAGTTCGATGTTTGCAGAATATGAAGTAACTGAGAAAAATGTTCCAGTTTTCAATAATCAGGTTGATAATCCACCCAATCCAGTATCCAGTGTTGAGATTGAACAAGACGTAATCTctaatattttggaaaatcgtTTAGCAGCAACACTGGCACAG gaaaaaaaaattcgtgccaagaaaaaattcaagtcgaaGCCAATCGCAGGAAGTTTGTTTCTTCGCAAAACACAGAAAACGAAGCCCCGATTATCGTTGCGAGAACTCACTAATGGAGCTTCACTTGTACCGCGAACTTCTGATGAG CTCGCAGATCTAGCTGTCGGACTTGATATCATGGAAGTTACTGCGGCCACTGCAGTTCGATATAGATTCAAATGCTCCGATTTTTACAG CAAAGATAAAATATGTACAGATGTTTATGGAATAGTGATGGTCGATGGTGGCTTGTtgatttttgatgaaaatggTTACGCTGGTGTTGACGAGTTTGAGCAAGCATTTATAGCAAGTCCCGGAGTGGATCCCTCTTTAGTACCCCATAAATGGGTAGAGAATCACTATCGATGGATTGTATGGAAATTAGCATCCATGGATAGAATGAAATTTGGAGATCTATCTTTTTCAAG GATGTTGACACCTGATCATGTTATGGAGCAGCTGAAGTATAGATACGATCGAGAAATTGACAAGTCTGAGCGTCCGGCTTTGAGGAGAATCATAGAAAAAGATGATCCTGCATGTAGACGTATGATTCTGTGTGTAGCTACCATTACTAAG ATCGAAAATGATCAAGGCTTGGAAAAGATGGAACTAAGAACCATATCGACGTCACAATGGAGAGTGGAATTAACCGACGGATGGTATTCCATAACTGCAAGTATTGACGCAGCCATGTCGCGTTTAATAGCTTTTGGCAAAGTGCGCGAAGGTACAAAGCTTGTTACGTGCAGAGCAGAATTGTTGAACTCCGATCAAGGATGTTCCCCGTTAGAG ATGCCAGCTGATGTATgcttaaaaattcattccaacTCCACCAGAAGAGTAAGATGGGACACTAAACTTGGGTACTGTAAACACGTGGGATCAATTTCAACAGGACTATCAGCTATACTTGTAAATGGTGGTCTGATTGGAAGATTGGATGTGATTGTCACCCGCGTTTATCCGATCCAGTACTTTGAAAAGAGTTCAAACGGCCAATCGA TATTCAGAAATAAGAAGTGCGAAGACAAGGCAGCAATGGCCTATGAAAATGAACGTCAGGCGCAAGTAGAGACGATCTGCGCACAAGCACGAACTGAATTTGAAGCCAGGAATCGGAAACAGTCAAGGACTTCCTCCTCAGATCCCCAGACCGAACTCTGGTGCTGCGAATCCATTGAA AGCGACCTATCTAGTCAGAAATCGCAAAGTTATCACGGTCCTTGCGAAATGTCTCAAAAGGCTTTCCACGATCACCTGCAATCTATGTTGACAAGGAATCTTCCTCCACCACGTAAAGTAACTCAAATTCTGAAGGTGCGCGTAGCGGAGGGTGAAAACACAGCTCTTCTTACAATCTGGGCACCCAGCGACGATACAAGTGATGTTTTAAAGGAAGGAAATCGGGTCTCTATCCACAATGTGCAAACATCTGGAAAAAG GTTCGGTGAACTTCAGCTGACAGTTGGTCGCCAATCTGTTATCAAGTTTGAAGGCTCTGGCGCTTCTGCTTGTCATCAAAGATATTTAACCCCTATATCTGAAGTAGGTGTCGCTGGATTTAGTCCACCGTTCGGCGAGTTTGACACAGTGGGAATCATCATATCCTTAGGCCCAGCGTCTCAT GGCATGAAGAACTTCGAAGCTATGAACTTAGCATGCCCAAACGCTGACTGCTCAAGTTCTGCATATTTGTCAATACTTTTCTGGGATGGAATCAAAGCTCATGGTTGCTCGGATATCCTTTCCATTGGGTCGACAGTAGCTTGCACCAATCTTCAGTGGCGTCGAAGTACGCCGTGGGCGATCCCTGTAGCATACGCGACGGAGCACTCAACTTTCACAAGATATCCGCGTCAAGCTTATCTTCACTCGGCTTTTGACGTCGTTAATAATCAGATCACG GATCCACTAGGTTACATATCGCAGTGCGCCACTGAcatcgcaaaaaaaaatgagcaaaAGCCTAGCGCCACTCGATCTCCAGGTTCAGTCAACACATCGAATCAGGAGTCTTCTCCCGCAGTTGTTCTTTACCAGAGATATGGACCAGGAATGAGTCCAAGGACTCCTCAAGGAGCTCTGAACCCTGGGGGAAACACCACACCAgcaaaatattcaattcagAAGCGATTGGAGAAGCTTCAATGGTACGGAGAGCCGCCTGACTTGTCGCCTATTCCAGTGAATCGATCCTCTTTAAAAATAAACCGGAAATTTGTACCACCTATACGAATGCCAGAGCATTAA